The following coding sequences lie in one Apium graveolens cultivar Ventura chromosome 3, ASM990537v1, whole genome shotgun sequence genomic window:
- the LOC141711830 gene encoding uncharacterized protein LOC141711830, whose amino-acid sequence MRNIASCYNEHAIKVSDSYCSGPSNQPIFSPSLIPSVQDAVTCMYRVKLCSQHQLLITLTWCSSLMDQGFTITLIEDPSSPFKFNTRRLYLRKIKGTKSFESSNSKVEIFWDLSSAKYDGGPEPVSGFYVAVLVNFELSLLLGDMEEEPEVKKIMCKVPVSKFSLVSRSEHFSGGAVYSTKAQFFATGTSHDILIKCLVQEKGEKNSILSVSIDNKNVVQVKRLRWNFRGNQIIFIEGCLVDMMWDVHDWFFNPKSGYAIFMFRPRSGLDSRLWLEEKKLEQNEHEKAGFSLVITASKNPD is encoded by the coding sequence ATGAGAAACATTGCAAGCTGTTATAATGAACATGCCATTAAAGTTTCAGATTCATATTGTTCTGGACCATCAAATCAGCCCATCTTTTCTCCAAGTTTGATCCCTTCAGTACAAGATGCAGTCACATGTATGTACAGGGTTAAGCTCTGTTCACAGCATCAACTCTTGATCACGCTCACATGGTGCAGCAGTCTCATGGACCAGGGATTTACGATTACTCTCATCGAAGACCCCTCGTCTCCGTTTAAATTTAATACAAGACGGTTGTATCTGCGTAAGATCAAAGGCACAAAAAGCTTTGAATCAAGCAATTCTAAGGTTGAAATCTTCTGGGATCTTTCTTCTGCAAAGTATGATGGTGGCCCTGAACCTGTCAGTGGATTTTATGTCGCGGTTCTCGTTAACTTTGAGTTAAGTTTACTCCTTGGTGACATGGAGGAAGAACCCGAAGTGAAGAAAATTATGTGCAAAGTGCCTGTTTCAAAGTTTTCATTAGTATCGCGAAGCGAACATTTCTCAGGTGGTGCAGTGTATTCAACCAAGGCTCAATTTTTCGCAACTGGTACAAGTCATGACATATTGATCAAGTGCCTTGTACAAGAAAAGGGAGAGAAAAATTCAATACTATCTGTTAGTATTGATAATAAAAATGTGGTTCAGGTGAAACGATTACGATGGAATTTTCGAGGGAATCAAATCATATTTATTGAAGGTTGTTTAGTAGATATGATGTGGGATGTTCATGATTGGTTTTTCAATCCCAAATCTGGATATGCAATATTCATGTTTAGGCCAAGGAGTGGATTAGATAGCAGGCTGTGGTTGGAAGAGAAGAAGCTGGAGCAGAATGAACATGAAAAAGCTGGCTTCTCTTTGGTCATAACTGCCAGTAAGAATCCTGACTAG